A genomic segment from Triticum dicoccoides isolate Atlit2015 ecotype Zavitan chromosome 1A, WEW_v2.0, whole genome shotgun sequence encodes:
- the LOC119278743 gene encoding uncharacterized protein LOC119278743, translating into MIQLLFTLLAAEAALVLVLLFRTPARRLALLAVDCSKRGRGPLMARTVAATMFVVLGSSGYSIAKIRRREGEFAQLTPTDQVLASRHLLEASLMGYSLFLGLIIDRLHHYIRQLRAMKKNMEAVTKQSRVLEEKKLGDSEEIQGYQKKIDSLNEQVQVLKHQSESQTQELKTAEMNNLALQKQSEGLLTEYERLIAENEELRNKLQTMDLRFSRSDSKKNT; encoded by the exons ATGATCCAGCTGCTGTTCACGCTGCTGGCCGCCGAGGCAGCGCTGGTGCTCGTGCTGCTCTTCCGCACGCCCGCTCGACGCCTCGCGCTGCTCGCCGTGGACTGCAGCAAGCGCGGCCGCGGGCCCCTAATGGCCAGGACCGTCGCGGCCACCATGTTCGTCGTGCTCGGCTCCAGCGGCTACAGCATCGCCAAGATCCGGCGCCGCGAAGGCGAGTTCGCCCAGCTCACGCCCACAGACCAGGTGCTCGCCAGCCGCCACCTCCTCGAGGCCTCGCTCATGG GATACTCTCTGTTTCTTGGGCTAATTATTGATCGACTGCATCACTATATCAGGCAATTACGGGCGATGAAGAAAAACATGGAGGCTGTGACAAAGCAGAGCAGGGTCTTGGAAGAAAAAAAACTCGGAGACTCTGAGGAAATTCAAGGATATCAGAAAAAGATTGACAGTTTGAATGAACAGGTGCAAGTACTCAAACACCAGTCAGAATCTCAAACACAGGAGCTAAAAACTGCTGAAATGAATAATTTGGCTTTACAAAAACAATCTGAAGGTTTGCTTACTGAATATGAGCGTCTAATTGCGGAGAATGAGGAATTGAGGAATAAGCTGCAAACAATGGACCTCCGCTTCTCCCGTTCTGACAGCAAGAAAAATACATAG
- the LOC119278735 gene encoding probable aspartic proteinase GIP2: MARSTRLVASTATALLLLLLSACSCRAAGDSPSAVVLAVRKDGATGQYLTGFRQRTPQVPVTAVLDLGGGTLWVDCDAGYVSSSYARVPCASKLCRLAKTGACATSCVGKPSPGCLNDTCGGFPENTVTRVSTGGNLITDVLSVPTTFRPAPGPLATAPAFLFTCGATFLTEGLAAGAAGMASLSRARFALPTQLAAAFRFSRKFALCLTSTSAAGAVVFGDAPYAFQPGVDLSKSLLYTPLLVNNVSTAGVSGEKDKSNEYFIGVTAIKVNGRAVPLNASLLVIDKQGGGGTKLSTVAPYTVLETSIHKAVTDAFAAETAMIPRVRAVAPFKLCYDGSKVGSTRVGPAVPTVELVLQSEAASWVVFGANSMVAVKGGALCLGVVDGGAAPRTSVVVGGHMMEDNLLEFDLQRSRLGFSSSLLFRQTTCNNFRLG; this comes from the coding sequence ATGGCGCGTTCCACTCGTCTCGTCGCTTCCACCGCCacggctctcctcctcctcctcctgtcggcGTGCTCGTGCCGCGCGGCCGGCGACAGCCCGAGCGCCGTGGTGCTGGCGGTGAGGAAGGACGGCGCGACGGGGCAGTACCTGACGGGCTTCCGGCAGCGCACGCCCCAGGTGCCGGTGACGGCCGtgctcgacctcggcggcggcacgCTCTGGGTGGACTGCGACGCCGGGTACGTGTCCTCGTCCTACGCGCGCGTGCCGTGCGCGTCCAAGCTGTGCCGCCTCGCCAAGACCGGCGCCTGCGCCACCAGCTGCGTCGGCAAGCCATCCCCGGGGTGCCTCAACGATACCTGCGGCGGGTTCCCGGAGAACACCGTCACGCGCGTCAGCACCGGCGGGAACCTCATCACGGACGTGCTGTCGGTGCCCACCACCTTCCGCCCGGCGCCGGGGCCGCTCGCCACCGCGCCGGCGTTTCTGTTCACGTGCGGAGCCACGTTCCTGACCGAGGGcctggccgccggcgccgccgGCATGGCGTCGCTCAGCCGCGCCCGCTTCGCGCTCCCGACGCAGCTCGCCGCCGCCTTCCGCTTCTCCCGCAAGTTCGCGCTCTGCCTCACTTCGACCTCCGCGGCCGGGGCCGTCGTCTTCGGCGACGCGCCCTACGCGTTCCAGCCCGGGGTGGACCTCTCCAAGTCGCTCCTCTACACCCCGCTGCTCGTCAACAACGTGAGCACCGCCGGCGTCTCCGGCGAGAAGGACAAGTCGAACGAGTACTTCATCGGCGTGACGGCCATCAAGGTGAACGGGCGCGCCGTGCCGCTGAACGCCTCGCTGCTGGTCATCGACAAGCAGGGCGGCGGCGGCACCAAGCTCAGCACGGTGGCGCCCTACACCGTGCTGGAGACCTCCATCCACAAGGCGGTCACGGACGCGTTCGCGGCGGAGACGGCCATGATCCCCCGGGTGCGGGCCGTGGCGCCGTTCAAGCTCTGCTACGACGGGAGCAAGGTGGGGAGCACGCGCGTGGGCCCGGCCGTGCCGACCGTCGAGCTGGTGCTGCAGAGCGAGGCCGCGTCGTGGGTGGTGTTCGGGGCCAACTCGATGGTGGCCGTCAAGGGCGGCGCGCTGTGCCTTGGCGTGGTGGACGGCGGCGCGGCCCCGCGGACGTCGGTGGTGGTCGGGGGCCACATGATGGAGGACAACCTGCTGGAGTTCGATCTGCAGCGGTCGCGGCTCGGGTTCAGCTCCTCCCTGCTCTTCCGCCAGACCACCTGCAACAACTTCCGCCTTGGGTAG